One window of Aphelocoma coerulescens isolate FSJ_1873_10779 chromosome 17, UR_Acoe_1.0, whole genome shotgun sequence genomic DNA carries:
- the LOC138119854 gene encoding protein PAXX-like isoform X2 has protein sequence MAEPVGPFHLLRAGTGRFLCYCGPDGAVYVTDAMEVWAGELGDCPALGCRCSPEEHGAMLRAALGHGAAALSLGPGSATLRLPEEPRCPALALAQLPAAEARNQLRALVFGMAGCIESLERRLEAVETLASSCSPEKNAARSQQLFLPDPSSRKSKASGSALPAKRKVPGESLINPGFKSKKAPSGVNFEDS, from the exons ATGGCGGAACCGGTAGGGCCGTTTCACCTGCTGCGAGCCGGGACGGGCCGATTCCTCTGCTACTGCGGGCCCGACGGCGCCGTCTA TGTGACGGACGCGATGGAGGTCTGGGCCGGGGAGCTCGGCGACTGCCCGGCGCTCGGCTGC CGGTGCTCGCCGGAGGAGCACGGCGCGATGCTCAG GGCCGCCCTGGGTCACGGGGCCGCCGCGCTGAGCCTGGGCCCGGGTTCGGCCACGCTGCGGCTGCCGGAGGAGCCGCGGTGCCCGGCCCTGGCCCTTGCCCAGCTGCCCGCCGCCGAGGCGCGCAACCAGCTGCGGGCGCTGGTCTTCGGCATGGCCGGCTGCATCGAGAGCCTGGAGAGGCGCCTGGAAG CAGTGGAGACATTGGCATCTTCCTGCAGCCCCGAGAAGAACGCTGCCCGgagccagcagctcttcctgccag accccagctccaggaagagtaAGGCTTCTGGCTCAGCTTTGCCAGCCAAGAGGAAGGTCCCGGGGGAGTCTCTCATTAACCCTGGTTTCAAAAg CAAGAAGGCGCCATCTGGAGTGAACTTCGAGGACTCCTGA
- the TMEM141 gene encoding transmembrane protein 141 isoform X2, which produces MVNLGVRRVEDDVAAKHPALQQYAACQSHAFIKGIGTFLAGSGAAFAVQKLAGQKLPYSHQWSLLLAAAAGSLGSYVVTRAETQKCSNFWIYLETENLPSAEDGDGATTSVRKNRYGDVVE; this is translated from the exons ATGGTCAACCTGGGCGTGCGGCGGGTGGAGGATGATGTGGCCGCCAAGCACCCG GCGCTGCAGCAGTACGCGGCCTGCCAGTCTCACGCCTTCATAAAGGGCATCGGCACCTTCCTGGCAG GCAGCGGGGCCGCCTTCGCAGTGCAGAAGCTGGCGGGGCAGAAGCTGCCGTACAGCCATCAGTGGAGCCTGCTGCTGGCCGCGG ctgcagggTCCCTCGGAAGCTACGTGGTGACCAGAGCTGAGACGCAGAAATGCTCCAACTTCTGGATTTACCTGGAGACAG AAAACCTCCCCAGTGCAGAGGACGGGGACGGCGCCACAACATCGGTGAGGAAGAACAGGTACGGTGACGTGGTGGAGTAG
- the LOC138119708 gene encoding ATP-binding cassette sub-family A member 2-like gives MDPKARCLILDVIKTDRSVVLTSHSMEECEALCTRLAIMVNGRLKCLGSIQHLKNRFGDGYMITVRTKSSLNVKEVVRFFNRNFPEAVLKERHHTKAQYQLKSDQISLAQVFSKMEQVVDVLGIEDYSVSQTTLDNVFVNFAKKQSDNLEQQETSPSCVLQSPLERVLSLLRPRTAPTELRALVVEEQEDLETDDEGLISFEEERAQLSFNTDTLC, from the exons ATGGACCCCAAGGCACGGTGCCTCATCCTGGATGTCATCAAAACGGATCGCTCCGTGGTGCTCACTTCTCACAG CATGGAGGAGTGCGAGGCCCTCTGCACCCGCCTGGCCATCATGGTGAACGGGCGGCTCAAGTGTCTTGGCAGCATTCAGCATCTGAAGAACAG GTTTGGTGATGGCTACATGATCACAGTGCGCACCAAGTCCAGCCTCAACGTCAAGGAGGTGGTGAGGTTCTTCAACCGTAACTTCCCTGAGGCTGTCCTCAAG GAGCGTCATCACACCAAGGCCCAGTACCAGCTGAAGTCGGACCAGATCTCACTGGCACAGGTCTTCAGCAAGATGGAGCAGGTGGTGGATGTGCTGGGCATTGAAGACTACTCTGTCAGCCAAACCACACTGGACAAT GTGTTTGTGAATTTTGCCAAGAAGCAAAGTGACaacctggagcagcaggagaccagccccagctgtgtcctgcagtCGCCCCTGGAGCGTGTGCTGAGCCTGCTGCGCCCCCGCACTGCCCCCACTGAGCTGCGGGCCCTCGTGGTGGAAGAGCAGGAGGACCTGGAGACCGATGACGAAGGCCTCATCAGCTTTGAGGAGGAGAGG GCTCAGCTCTCCTTCAACACGGACACGCTGTGCTGA
- the LOC138119857 gene encoding chloride intracellular channel protein 3-like isoform X1, whose product MAEKPQIQLFIKASEDGESVGYCPFCQRLFMVLLLKGVPFTLTTVDVKRALDVLKDFAPGAQLPVLLYNGEPKTDTIAIEEFLEDQLGPPMCPSLVPQYPESSLAGNDIFHKFSAFIKNPVPAQDDGLDCDLATLPAALQRSLLRALLKLDEYLSSPLEHELARDPHLRASQRRFLDGDHLTLADCNLLPKLNIVQVVCQHYRRFGIPKDLRGVWRYLSSASETKEFKYTCPKSQEIIQAYRSVVRALQ is encoded by the exons ATGGCCgagaaaccccaaatccagctcTTCATCAAG GCAAGCGAGGATGGGGAGAGCGTGGGGTACTGCCCCTTCTGCCAGCGGCTCTTCATGGTGCTGCTGCTCAAAGGGGTGCCCTTCACCCTCACCACCGTGGACGTGAAGAG GGCGCTGGACGTGCTGAAGGACTTCGCACCGGGTGCCCAGCTGCCTGTCCTGCTCTACAACGGCGAGCCCAAGACCGACACCATCGCCATTGAGGAGTTCCTGGAGGATCAGCTGGGCCCCCCCAT GTGCCCCAGTCTGGTCCCGCAGTACCCAGAGTCAAGCCTGGCTGGGAACGACATTTTCCACAAGTTCTCCGCCTTCATCAAGAACCCGGTGCCTGCCCAGGACGACG GCCTGGACTGTGATCTGGCCACCCTCCCTGCAGCGCTGCAGCGGAGCCTGCTGCGGGCCTTGCTGAAGCTGGATGAGTACCTGAGCTCCCCTCTGGAACACGAGCTGGCCCGGGACCCCCACCTCCGGGCCTCGCAGCGCCGCTTCCTCGACGGAGACCACCTCACATTGGCCGACTGCAACCTGCTGCCCAAGCTAAACATTGTTCAG GTCGTGTGCCAGCACTACCGCCGCTTTGGGATCCCCAAGGACCTGCGGGGCGTGTGGCGGTACCTCAGCAGTGCCAGTGAAACCAAGGAGTTCAAATACACCTGCCCCAAGAGCCAGGAGATTATACAAGCCTATCGTTCCGTGGTCCGGGCACTGCAGTGA
- the LOC138119856 gene encoding transmembrane protein 141-like, with protein sequence MVNLGVRRVEDDVAAKHPALQQYAACQSHAFMKGIGTFLAGSGAAFAVQKLAGQKLPYSHQWSLLLAAAAGSLGSYVVTRAETQKCSNFWIYLETGKSPEELSATGGVSQPAENLPSAEDGDDAATSVRKNRYGDVVE encoded by the exons ATGGTCAACCTGGGCGTGCGGCGGGTGGAGGATGATGTGGCCGCCAAGCACCCG GCGCTGCAGCAGTACGCGGCCTGCCAGTCTCACGCCTTCATGAAGGGCATCGGCACCTTCCTGGCAG GCAGCGGGGCCGCCTTCGCAGTGCAGAAGCTGGCGGGGCAGAAGCTGCCGTACAGCCATCAGTGGAGCCTGCTGCTGGCCGCGG ctgcagggTCCCTCGGAAGCTACGTGGTGACCAGAGCTGAGACGCAGAAATGCTCCAACTTCTGGATTTACCTGGAGACAGGCAAGTCCCCAGAGGAGCTCAGCGCGACTGGTGGGGTGTCTCAGCCCGCAG AAAACCTCCCCAGTGCAGAGGACGGGGACGATGCCGCAACATCGGTGAGGAAGAACAGGTACGGTGACGTGGTGGAGTAG
- the TMEM141 gene encoding transmembrane protein 141 isoform X1, which produces MVNLGVRRVEDDVAAKHPALQQYAACQSHAFIKGIGTFLAGSGAAFAVQKLAGQKLPYSHQWSLLLAAAAGSLGSYVVTRAETQKCSNFWIYLETGKSPEELSATGGVSQPAENLPSAEDGDGATTSVRKNRYGDVVE; this is translated from the exons ATGGTCAACCTGGGCGTGCGGCGGGTGGAGGATGATGTGGCCGCCAAGCACCCG GCGCTGCAGCAGTACGCGGCCTGCCAGTCTCACGCCTTCATAAAGGGCATCGGCACCTTCCTGGCAG GCAGCGGGGCCGCCTTCGCAGTGCAGAAGCTGGCGGGGCAGAAGCTGCCGTACAGCCATCAGTGGAGCCTGCTGCTGGCCGCGG ctgcagggTCCCTCGGAAGCTACGTGGTGACCAGAGCTGAGACGCAGAAATGCTCCAACTTCTGGATTTACCTGGAGACAGGCAAGTCCCCAGAGGAGCTCAGCGCGACTGGTGGGGTGTCTCAGCCCGCAG AAAACCTCCCCAGTGCAGAGGACGGGGACGGCGCCACAACATCGGTGAGGAAGAACAGGTACGGTGACGTGGTGGAGTAG
- the PAXX gene encoding protein PAXX isoform X1 gives MAEPVGPFHLLRAGTGRFLCYCGPDGAVYVTDAMEVWAGELGDCPALGCRCSPEEHGAMLRAALGHGAAALSLGPGSATLRLPEEPRCPALALAQLPAAEARNQLRALVFGMAGCIESLERRLEVAVETLASSCSPEKNAARSQQLFLPDPSSRKSKASGSALPAKRKVPGESLINPGFKSKKAPSGVNFEDS, from the exons ATGGCGGAACCGGTAGGGCCGTTTCACCTGCTGCGAGCCGGGACGGGCCGATTCCTCTGCTACTGCGGGCCCGACGGCGCCGTCTA TGTGACGGACGCGATGGAGGTCTGGGCCGGGGAGCTCGGCGACTGCCCGGCGCTCGGCTGC CGGTGCTCGCCGGAGGAGCACGGCGCGATGCTCAG GGCCGCCCTGGGTCACGGGGCCGCCGCGCTGAGCCTGGGCCCGGGTTCGGCCACGCTGCGGCTGCCGGAGGAGCCGCGGTGCCCGGCCCTGGCCCTTGCCCAGCTGCCCGCCGCCGAGGCGCGCAACCAGCTGCGGGCGCTGGTCTTCGGCATGGCCGGCTGCATCGAGAGCCTGGAGAGGCGCCTGGAAG TAGCAGTGGAGACGTTGGCATCTTCCTGCAGCCCCGAGAAGAATGCTGCCCGgagccagcagctcttcctgccag accccagctccaggaagagtaAGGCTTCTGGCTCAGCTTTGCCAGCCAAGAGGAAGGTCCCGGGGGAGTCTCTCATTAACCCTGGTTTCAAAAg CAAGAAGGCGCCATCTGGAGTGAACTTCGAGGACTCCTGA
- the LOC138119854 gene encoding protein PAXX-like isoform X1, which produces MAEPVGPFHLLRAGTGRFLCYCGPDGAVYVTDAMEVWAGELGDCPALGCRCSPEEHGAMLRAALGHGAAALSLGPGSATLRLPEEPRCPALALAQLPAAEARNQLRALVFGMAGCIESLERRLEVAVETLASSCSPEKNAARSQQLFLPDPSSRKSKASGSALPAKRKVPGESLINPGFKSKKAPSGVNFEDS; this is translated from the exons ATGGCGGAACCGGTAGGGCCGTTTCACCTGCTGCGAGCCGGGACGGGCCGATTCCTCTGCTACTGCGGGCCCGACGGCGCCGTCTA TGTGACGGACGCGATGGAGGTCTGGGCCGGGGAGCTCGGCGACTGCCCGGCGCTCGGCTGC CGGTGCTCGCCGGAGGAGCACGGCGCGATGCTCAG GGCCGCCCTGGGTCACGGGGCCGCCGCGCTGAGCCTGGGCCCGGGTTCGGCCACGCTGCGGCTGCCGGAGGAGCCGCGGTGCCCGGCCCTGGCCCTTGCCCAGCTGCCCGCCGCCGAGGCGCGCAACCAGCTGCGGGCGCTGGTCTTCGGCATGGCCGGCTGCATCGAGAGCCTGGAGAGGCGCCTGGAAG TAGCAGTGGAGACATTGGCATCTTCCTGCAGCCCCGAGAAGAACGCTGCCCGgagccagcagctcttcctgccag accccagctccaggaagagtaAGGCTTCTGGCTCAGCTTTGCCAGCCAAGAGGAAGGTCCCGGGGGAGTCTCTCATTAACCCTGGTTTCAAAAg CAAGAAGGCGCCATCTGGAGTGAACTTCGAGGACTCCTGA
- the PAXX gene encoding protein PAXX isoform X2, with translation MAEPVGPFHLLRAGTGRFLCYCGPDGAVYVTDAMEVWAGELGDCPALGCRCSPEEHGAMLRAALGHGAAALSLGPGSATLRLPEEPRCPALALAQLPAAEARNQLRALVFGMAGCIESLERRLEAVETLASSCSPEKNAARSQQLFLPDPSSRKSKASGSALPAKRKVPGESLINPGFKSKKAPSGVNFEDS, from the exons ATGGCGGAACCGGTAGGGCCGTTTCACCTGCTGCGAGCCGGGACGGGCCGATTCCTCTGCTACTGCGGGCCCGACGGCGCCGTCTA TGTGACGGACGCGATGGAGGTCTGGGCCGGGGAGCTCGGCGACTGCCCGGCGCTCGGCTGC CGGTGCTCGCCGGAGGAGCACGGCGCGATGCTCAG GGCCGCCCTGGGTCACGGGGCCGCCGCGCTGAGCCTGGGCCCGGGTTCGGCCACGCTGCGGCTGCCGGAGGAGCCGCGGTGCCCGGCCCTGGCCCTTGCCCAGCTGCCCGCCGCCGAGGCGCGCAACCAGCTGCGGGCGCTGGTCTTCGGCATGGCCGGCTGCATCGAGAGCCTGGAGAGGCGCCTGGAAG CAGTGGAGACGTTGGCATCTTCCTGCAGCCCCGAGAAGAATGCTGCCCGgagccagcagctcttcctgccag accccagctccaggaagagtaAGGCTTCTGGCTCAGCTTTGCCAGCCAAGAGGAAGGTCCCGGGGGAGTCTCTCATTAACCCTGGTTTCAAAAg CAAGAAGGCGCCATCTGGAGTGAACTTCGAGGACTCCTGA
- the LOC138119857 gene encoding chloride intracellular channel protein 3-like isoform X2 gives MAEKPQIQLFIKASEDGESVGYCPFCQRLFMVLLLKGVPFTLTTVDVKRALDVLKDFAPGAQLPVLLYNGEPKTDTIAIEEFLEDQLGPPMCPSLVPQYPESSLAGNDIFHKFSAFIKNPVPAQDDALQRSLLRALLKLDEYLSSPLEHELARDPHLRASQRRFLDGDHLTLADCNLLPKLNIVQVVCQHYRRFGIPKDLRGVWRYLSSASETKEFKYTCPKSQEIIQAYRSVVRALQ, from the exons ATGGCCgagaaaccccaaatccagctcTTCATCAAG GCAAGCGAGGATGGGGAGAGCGTGGGGTACTGCCCCTTCTGCCAGCGGCTCTTCATGGTGCTGCTGCTCAAAGGGGTGCCCTTCACCCTCACCACCGTGGACGTGAAGAG GGCGCTGGACGTGCTGAAGGACTTCGCACCGGGTGCCCAGCTGCCTGTCCTGCTCTACAACGGCGAGCCCAAGACCGACACCATCGCCATTGAGGAGTTCCTGGAGGATCAGCTGGGCCCCCCCAT GTGCCCCAGTCTGGTCCCGCAGTACCCAGAGTCAAGCCTGGCTGGGAACGACATTTTCCACAAGTTCTCCGCCTTCATCAAGAACCCGGTGCCTGCCCAGGACGACG CGCTGCAGCGGAGCCTGCTGCGGGCCTTGCTGAAGCTGGATGAGTACCTGAGCTCCCCTCTGGAACACGAGCTGGCCCGGGACCCCCACCTCCGGGCCTCGCAGCGCCGCTTCCTCGACGGAGACCACCTCACATTGGCCGACTGCAACCTGCTGCCCAAGCTAAACATTGTTCAG GTCGTGTGCCAGCACTACCGCCGCTTTGGGATCCCCAAGGACCTGCGGGGCGTGTGGCGGTACCTCAGCAGTGCCAGTGAAACCAAGGAGTTCAAATACACCTGCCCCAAGAGCCAGGAGATTATACAAGCCTATCGTTCCGTGGTCCGGGCACTGCAGTGA
- the LOC138119854 gene encoding protein PAXX-like isoform X3, translating to MAEPVGPFHLLRAGTGRFLCYCGPDGAVYVTDAMEVWAGELGDCPALGCRCSPEEHGAMLRAALGHGAAALSLGPGSATLRLPEEPRCPALALAQLPAAEARNQLRALVFGMAGCIESLERRLEVAVETLASSCSPEKNAARSQQLFLPDPSSRKSKASGSALPAKRKVPGESLINPGFKSSSLLAGTTC from the exons ATGGCGGAACCGGTAGGGCCGTTTCACCTGCTGCGAGCCGGGACGGGCCGATTCCTCTGCTACTGCGGGCCCGACGGCGCCGTCTA TGTGACGGACGCGATGGAGGTCTGGGCCGGGGAGCTCGGCGACTGCCCGGCGCTCGGCTGC CGGTGCTCGCCGGAGGAGCACGGCGCGATGCTCAG GGCCGCCCTGGGTCACGGGGCCGCCGCGCTGAGCCTGGGCCCGGGTTCGGCCACGCTGCGGCTGCCGGAGGAGCCGCGGTGCCCGGCCCTGGCCCTTGCCCAGCTGCCCGCCGCCGAGGCGCGCAACCAGCTGCGGGCGCTGGTCTTCGGCATGGCCGGCTGCATCGAGAGCCTGGAGAGGCGCCTGGAAG TAGCAGTGGAGACATTGGCATCTTCCTGCAGCCCCGAGAAGAACGCTGCCCGgagccagcagctcttcctgccag accccagctccaggaagagtaAGGCTTCTGGCTCAGCTTTGCCAGCCAAGAGGAAGGTCCCGGGGGAGTCTCTCATTAACCCTGGTTTCAAAAg ctcttccctgctggCAGGGACCACCTGCTGA
- the ENTPD2 gene encoding ectonucleoside triphosphate diphosphohydrolase 2, which produces MARRLAALLLLLALGCLLGILLLLLGSGDTRGPPGFKYGIVLDAGSSHTAMFIYKWPSDKENDTGVVSEHSMCDVEGPGISSYSSNPPAAGTSLEHCLNQALRDVPKEKHVGTPLYLGATAGMRLLNIADPQASDAVLGAVAAMLKTYPFDFRGAKILSGEEEGVFGWVTANYLLENFIKRGWLGEWIQPQKKTLGAMDFGGASTQITFETRDTIENPRNEVVLKLYGQAYKVYTHSFLCYGRDQVLKRLLSKLLQTESYQETVSHPCWPMGYNKSLLLSSIYDSPCTEKERPSLALNTTITLVGTGNSNLCTLHVSKLFDFTNCSFSHCSFDGVFQPKVSGNFIAFSAFFYTVDFIRTVMGRPVHLPSDLKDAAETICATSWSELLQKAPKLEKRLPDYCAVSTFVYLLTTKGYSFNNHSFPNIAFQKKAGDTSIGWALGYMLNLTNMIPAEKPSSHKSMLYNYWVILILLFVVTTLTSLVTAICLLRHSKSSII; this is translated from the exons atGGCCCGCCGCCTGGccgccctgctcctgctcctggccctCGGCTGCCTACTGGgcatcctccttctcctcctcggCTCCGGGGACACGCGGGGCCCGCCGGGCTTCAAG tACGGCATCGTGCTGGACGCTGGGTCCTCCCACACCGCCATGTTCATCTACAAGTGGCCTTCAGACAAGGAGAATGACACCGGGGTGGTCAGCGAGCACAGCATGTGCGATGTGGAGG GTCCTGGCATCTCCAGCTACAGCTCAAACCCTCCGGCGGCCGGGACAAGCCTGGAGCACTGCCTTAACCAGGCCCTAAGAGATGTGCCCAAGGAGAAGCACGTGGGCACCCCGCTTTACCTGGGTGCCACAGCTGGCATGCGCCTGCTCAA CATTGCGGACCCGCAGGCGTCGGACGCTGTCCTCGGAGCTGTGGCAGCCATGCTGAAGACGTACCCCTTTGATTTCCGGGGAGCAAAGATCCTatcaggggaagaggaaggggtcTTTGGCTGGGTGACCGCAAACTACCTCCTGGAGAACTTCATCAAG CGTGGATGGCTCGGGGAATGGATCCAGCCTCAGAAGAAGACCCTGGGGGCCATGGACTTTGGGGGTGCTTCCACACAGATCACCTTTGAAACCAGGGACACGATTGAAAACCCCAGAAACGAGGTGGTGCTGAAGCTGTATGGCCAGGCATACAAAGTGTACACGCACAGCTTCCTCTGCTATGGGAGGGACCAGGTCCTCAAGAGGCTGCTCTCCAAGCTCCTCCAG ACTGAGAGTTACCAAGAAACTGtctcccatccctgctggcCCATGGGCTACAACAAGAGCCTGTTGCTGAGCAGCATCTATGACAGCCCCTGCACAGAGAAGGAGAGGCCAAGCCTTGCTCTCAACACCACCATTACCTTGGTCGGCACCGGGAACAGCAACCTCTGCACTCTGCATGTCAGCAAGCTCTTCGACTTCACCAACTGCTCCTTCTCCCACTGCTCCTTTGATGGCGTTTTCCAGCCGAAGGTTTCAGGAAACTTCATT GCCTTCTCTGCCTTCTTTTACACTGTGGACTTCATCCGGACTGTGATGGGGAGACCTGTGCACCTGCCCAGTGACCTGAAGGATGCTGCAGAGACCATCTGTGCCACCAGCTGGAGCGAG ctgctccagAAAGCCCCCAAGCTGGAGAAGAGGCTGCCAGATTACTGCGCTGTCAGCACATTTGTATATTTGCTCACCACCAAAGGCTACAGCTTCAACAATCACTCCTTCCCCAACATTGCCTTCCAGAAGAAG GCAGGAGACACCTCCATTGGCTGGGCCCTGGGCTACATGCTGAACCTCACCAACATGATCCCGGCAGAGAAGCCCTCCTCCCACAAAAGCATGTTGTACAACTACTGGgtcatcctcatcctgctctTCGTGGTCACCACCCTGACATCCCTGGTGACTGCCATCTGCCTGCTCCGGCACAGCAAGTCCAGCATAATCTGA
- the PAXX gene encoding protein PAXX isoform X3 codes for MAEPVGPFHLLRAGTGRFLCYCGPDGAVYVTDAMEVWAGELGDCPALGCRCSPEEHGAMLRAALGHGAAALSLGPGSATLRLPEEPRCPALALAQLPAAEARNQLRALVFGMAGCIESLERRLEVAVETLASSCSPEKNAARSQQLFLPDPSSRKSKASGSALPAKRKVPGESLINPGFKSSSLLAGTTC; via the exons ATGGCGGAACCGGTAGGGCCGTTTCACCTGCTGCGAGCCGGGACGGGCCGATTCCTCTGCTACTGCGGGCCCGACGGCGCCGTCTA TGTGACGGACGCGATGGAGGTCTGGGCCGGGGAGCTCGGCGACTGCCCGGCGCTCGGCTGC CGGTGCTCGCCGGAGGAGCACGGCGCGATGCTCAG GGCCGCCCTGGGTCACGGGGCCGCCGCGCTGAGCCTGGGCCCGGGTTCGGCCACGCTGCGGCTGCCGGAGGAGCCGCGGTGCCCGGCCCTGGCCCTTGCCCAGCTGCCCGCCGCCGAGGCGCGCAACCAGCTGCGGGCGCTGGTCTTCGGCATGGCCGGCTGCATCGAGAGCCTGGAGAGGCGCCTGGAAG TAGCAGTGGAGACGTTGGCATCTTCCTGCAGCCCCGAGAAGAATGCTGCCCGgagccagcagctcttcctgccag accccagctccaggaagagtaAGGCTTCTGGCTCAGCTTTGCCAGCCAAGAGGAAGGTCCCGGGGGAGTCTCTCATTAACCCTGGTTTCAAAAg ctcttccctgctggCAGGGACCACCTGCTGA